The following coding sequences lie in one Myxococcus xanthus genomic window:
- a CDS encoding helix-turn-helix transcriptional regulator, producing MERDFRPGGHVGFTEIVLEGWSGSAVSALEALRRMGSACNPAIRSLMERGSEPGTLVTAMRRELVEDWSWYGAPYVEHYLRPTGLDDSVYSSQWSGLPGVVRGIGIYRERGGRPFDAADRELLHLFHAECGAMFDPPGPSKVETPAGWLAPRERQTLELLLQGLGDKQIAARLGISRFTVNQYTKTLYRRFGVQSRAALIAQVLARDEPETTTALPSRQVPPDGQPKLARASDGQ from the coding sequence TTGGAGCGCGACTTCAGACCGGGAGGACATGTCGGCTTCACGGAAATCGTCCTGGAAGGGTGGAGCGGGAGCGCGGTGTCCGCGCTCGAGGCGCTCCGGAGGATGGGAAGTGCCTGCAACCCCGCCATTCGCTCATTGATGGAGCGCGGCTCGGAGCCCGGCACCCTCGTCACCGCGATGCGCCGGGAACTGGTGGAGGACTGGAGTTGGTATGGCGCCCCCTATGTCGAGCATTATCTGCGCCCCACGGGGCTCGATGACTCTGTGTATTCAAGCCAGTGGTCCGGGCTCCCGGGGGTGGTGCGGGGTATCGGAATCTACCGTGAGCGGGGCGGCCGCCCCTTCGATGCCGCGGACCGAGAGCTGCTGCATCTGTTCCACGCCGAGTGCGGAGCCATGTTCGACCCGCCAGGGCCCTCGAAGGTAGAAACGCCGGCAGGCTGGCTGGCGCCTCGCGAACGTCAAACGTTGGAGTTGCTGCTTCAGGGACTCGGAGACAAGCAGATCGCGGCTCGGCTCGGCATCAGTCGCTTCACCGTGAATCAGTACACGAAAACCCTCTACCGCCGCTTCGGAGTCCAGTCGCGGGCGGCGCTCATCGCACAGGTGCTCGCACGCGATGAACCGGAGACCACGACTGCGCTCCCCTCACGGCAAGTCCCGCCAGATGGACAACCGAAGCTCGCACGCGCATCCGACGGTCAGTAG